One genomic region from Listeria monocytogenes encodes:
- a CDS encoding YfhO family protein has product MEDVRKKWKKVQWDNEITYKTFLTYSVLFVLVTISIYLLFWLRGYSFIWSHDGFNQHYPILKEFRNMLVDFLKHPTQVPELWSWQIGMGGDVVGSFGYYVLGDIFAYLVVLFPADQMELAYTTLILLRLFCVGIAFLALAKNFKINHIAAVTGSLVYVFSGYLFVSATRHPFFITPMILLPLLCLCVERVLQKKSPVPLILVICWTLVSNFYFAYMLAIMVCIYTVIRYFTHYKKQGIPLLSTIGKLAVYAITGFLMACILFLPNLIAFLGSSRANGEFANGLWFYDLSYYLSLGKMYITTESAGYWANLGFAAIAVFVLPFIWQYRKKYPVVFISLVLGLGMMLFPFFGALFNGLSSPSNRWMFAVALPVSIGVSFLLTDYKTLTKKDMRNFLITLIIFIVVSWWGPNFNIYQPILLVPLILMLLTFFVFFLQFINLNYIKKKAYNGLFYFLIIMLVCVNLAYMGNYMFSKNGANKVQGQLNSGVVERKITELYGGADKKIDKSSFYRTSLSSGYNGFYDNSDANILLDVNTVNSFYSITNGAVADLASELNNSQFRMTLPLGQMDNRTIFTNILGTTYLFARDDQAGRIPYGFKKIDSAEIERVDKPGISHTDVYESENSVPLMYMNYHTEDRESYEKLSPLEKEEALSYNAIIDNKDTSKREYKSNIKELEFETSIPKVNGKAPAKLTKDKIEVSNAENSIQFKLKNPEETKNAELYFYIDGLDFTPYTFKQRKDIAFAKDEYKTKNMRYNYYRNNLTKRIKEDYTLTAKTSNRVVSASQVDKSELSGYFKRDNMLLNGGFSEKARKQVSINLSGLGTYDYDNIKIYAVPFDDSYTKRMQELKKQAATDLKFDTNKVSAKVSAKQDGVLVTTIPYTKGWKVKVDGKEVSTEKVNTGFIGFSLDKGLHTIEMNYETPMLKAGMVASGLGVILFAGIIVVYHLRKRKNKTQ; this is encoded by the coding sequence ATGGAAGATGTTAGAAAAAAATGGAAAAAGGTACAGTGGGATAATGAAATTACGTATAAAACATTCCTTACATATAGTGTTCTCTTTGTCTTAGTAACAATAAGTATTTACTTACTTTTTTGGTTAAGAGGTTATTCATTTATTTGGTCTCATGATGGTTTTAACCAACACTATCCGATTTTAAAAGAATTTAGAAATATGTTAGTAGATTTCCTGAAACACCCAACTCAAGTGCCGGAATTATGGTCTTGGCAAATTGGAATGGGAGGCGATGTGGTCGGTAGTTTTGGCTACTATGTTCTAGGTGATATTTTTGCTTATTTAGTAGTACTATTTCCAGCAGATCAGATGGAACTTGCATACACAACATTAATTCTATTACGCTTGTTTTGTGTAGGTATTGCCTTCTTAGCTCTAGCGAAAAACTTTAAAATTAATCATATTGCTGCAGTTACAGGTTCATTAGTCTATGTGTTCTCTGGTTATTTATTTGTTTCGGCAACAAGGCATCCATTTTTTATTACGCCGATGATTCTTTTACCGCTACTTTGTCTTTGTGTAGAGAGAGTGCTTCAAAAGAAATCACCAGTTCCGTTAATTCTTGTGATTTGTTGGACATTAGTTAGTAACTTCTATTTTGCATATATGCTTGCGATTATGGTTTGTATCTATACAGTTATTAGATACTTTACTCATTACAAAAAGCAAGGAATTCCGCTACTAAGTACTATTGGAAAATTAGCGGTCTATGCAATTACTGGCTTTTTAATGGCATGTATTTTATTTTTACCTAATTTAATCGCCTTTTTAGGTTCTTCCAGAGCAAATGGAGAGTTTGCGAATGGGCTATGGTTCTATGATTTGTCCTATTACTTATCGCTTGGAAAAATGTACATTACAACCGAAAGCGCTGGTTATTGGGCAAACTTAGGTTTCGCAGCAATTGCTGTGTTTGTACTTCCGTTTATTTGGCAGTATCGAAAAAAATATCCGGTTGTATTTATTAGTTTGGTTTTAGGACTTGGCATGATGCTATTTCCGTTTTTCGGGGCATTATTTAATGGTTTAAGTAGTCCTTCCAATCGTTGGATGTTTGCAGTTGCTCTTCCTGTAAGTATTGGAGTTTCCTTTTTATTAACAGACTATAAAACATTAACGAAAAAAGATATGCGTAATTTTCTTATTACACTTATTATCTTTATCGTTGTTTCATGGTGGGGACCGAACTTCAATATTTATCAACCTATCTTGTTAGTTCCTTTAATATTAATGCTTTTAACCTTTTTTGTTTTCTTTTTACAATTTATTAATTTGAATTATATTAAGAAGAAAGCTTATAATGGCTTGTTTTACTTTTTGATTATAATGTTAGTATGTGTCAATTTAGCTTATATGGGTAATTATATGTTTAGTAAAAACGGGGCTAATAAAGTACAAGGTCAATTAAATTCTGGGGTTGTTGAACGTAAAATAACTGAACTATATGGGGGAGCAGATAAAAAGATTGATAAGAGCTCTTTCTATCGTACCAGCCTTTCTAGTGGGTATAATGGATTTTATGATAATTCAGATGCAAACATTTTGTTAGATGTAAATACGGTGAATTCATTTTATTCGATTACTAATGGTGCAGTAGCTGACTTAGCTTCTGAATTAAATAATAGTCAGTTTCGGATGACGTTGCCACTTGGGCAAATGGATAATAGAACTATTTTTACGAATATACTTGGAACGACTTACTTATTTGCACGTGATGATCAAGCTGGCAGAATACCATATGGCTTTAAAAAAATTGATTCTGCTGAAATTGAACGAGTAGATAAACCAGGCATTAGCCATACAGATGTATATGAATCTGAAAATAGTGTTCCATTGATGTATATGAACTACCATACGGAAGATAGAGAATCATATGAAAAGCTCTCTCCGCTTGAAAAAGAGGAAGCACTTTCTTATAATGCTATCATTGATAATAAAGACACATCCAAACGTGAGTATAAATCGAATATTAAAGAACTTGAATTTGAAACGAGTATACCTAAAGTTAATGGCAAAGCTCCTGCAAAATTAACGAAAGACAAAATAGAGGTTTCTAATGCTGAAAATAGCATTCAATTTAAATTGAAAAACCCGGAAGAAACAAAAAATGCAGAACTTTACTTTTATATTGATGGTTTAGATTTCACGCCATACACTTTCAAACAAAGAAAAGATATTGCGTTTGCTAAAGATGAGTATAAAACAAAAAATATGCGTTATAATTATTACCGGAACAATCTTACCAAACGTATAAAAGAAGACTATACATTAACAGCCAAAACATCTAACCGTGTAGTTTCAGCGAGCCAAGTGGATAAAAGTGAGCTTTCTGGGTATTTTAAACGGGACAACATGCTTTTAAATGGTGGTTTTTCTGAAAAAGCTCGGAAACAAGTATCTATTAATTTGAGCGGTCTTGGTACGTACGACTATGATAATATCAAAATTTACGCGGTTCCATTTGATGATTCTTATACGAAAAGAATGCAAGAACTAAAAAAACAAGCTGCAACAGACTTGAAATTTGATACAAACAAAGTGTCGGCTAAGGTTTCAGCAAAACAAGATGGTGTGTTAGTTACAACAATTCCATATACAAAAGGTTGGAAAGTAAAAGTAGATGGAAAAGAAGTATCAACAGAAAAAGTCAATACAGGATTTATTGGTTTTTCCTTAGATAAAGGACTCCATACAATCGAAATGAATTATGAAACGCCAATGCTTAAAGCTGGCATGGTGGCGAGTGGCTTAGGTGTCATCCTTTTTGCTGGAATTATCGTGGTGTATCACCTTAGAAAGCGTAAAAATAAAACACAATAA
- a CDS encoding glycosyltransferase family 2 protein, which produces MRNLKDRVLNSLKGNKKDIKISVVVPTYNTELEGLKNLMSSIDKQTMNPDEYELVFVDDGSTTDTYERLQEFAETRPNMTVKQIENSGWGSRPRNIATKMAKGEYILYLDHDDTVFPETFERVYNFGKENNLDVVSGKEVRTNGWSWGWKQFSENNPHAEEMGIECLLPMTPHKFYKREFLLENDITFDDGARVLWEDVYFNSKAFIHGAKVGILADYPTYYWIATGANNSSSFGRDPHEKWNQINKLFNFFKDNIKEQRDLDFMLTHWYRSRVLGILGQWLLKNNNERIDIEFNYAKKLAEELIPAYISENLDKNNQVKDYLLRQGDLDSLKKLAQIDAGITALSYVEDAYFKEDKLFFKTSTKMTYEDKEDFFIEKTADRMERILPEEIKSKLPKEFFDYSDDLAEFTYEPSIKGRNSRATWKIDGSTSNVEVVNKKANLYKIEGEMSFSVQINDYILDAADKKQPWDIATRFTGLGYTSHRALTIGKILIKTALINNKTMIVYKNASGLISLDVGSSVRSIVEDSGVKREQILIDKTSGKVTIPLNEIHVFGESLIEGNAELKPVGISDADPINVKAKLIGEANKARVEVLLGDEKLSGEYHLVTNIQGKKDKQQIKITL; this is translated from the coding sequence ATGAGAAATTTAAAAGATAGAGTACTCAATTCATTAAAAGGTAATAAAAAAGATATTAAAATTAGTGTTGTTGTACCTACATATAATACAGAATTAGAAGGTCTTAAAAACTTAATGTCGTCAATTGATAAGCAAACAATGAATCCAGATGAGTATGAGCTTGTTTTTGTAGATGATGGATCTACAACAGATACATACGAACGTTTGCAAGAGTTTGCTGAAACACGTCCAAATATGACCGTTAAACAAATTGAAAACTCTGGTTGGGGAAGCAGACCAAGAAATATTGCAACTAAAATGGCTAAAGGAGAATATATCCTTTATTTAGACCATGATGACACAGTTTTCCCTGAAACATTTGAACGCGTATATAATTTCGGAAAAGAAAATAATTTAGATGTAGTGAGCGGGAAAGAAGTAAGAACAAATGGTTGGTCATGGGGATGGAAGCAATTCTCTGAGAACAATCCGCATGCAGAAGAAATGGGTATTGAATGTTTACTTCCAATGACTCCACACAAATTTTATAAAAGAGAATTCTTGTTAGAGAATGATATTACATTTGATGATGGAGCTCGAGTTCTTTGGGAAGATGTATATTTTAACTCTAAGGCGTTCATTCACGGTGCAAAAGTTGGTATTTTAGCCGATTATCCTACGTACTATTGGATTGCAACTGGTGCAAATAATTCCAGTAGTTTCGGACGTGATCCGCATGAAAAATGGAACCAAATTAATAAATTATTTAATTTCTTTAAAGACAATATCAAAGAGCAACGTGACTTAGATTTTATGCTAACTCATTGGTATCGCTCACGAGTTCTTGGGATTTTAGGGCAATGGCTACTAAAAAACAACAATGAACGTATTGATATTGAATTTAACTATGCAAAAAAACTTGCCGAAGAATTAATACCAGCCTATATTAGCGAAAACTTAGATAAAAACAATCAAGTAAAAGATTATTTATTAAGACAAGGTGATTTAGATTCATTAAAAAAACTTGCTCAAATCGATGCTGGAATTACAGCGCTTAGCTATGTGGAAGATGCTTACTTTAAAGAAGACAAACTATTCTTCAAAACAAGTACAAAAATGACATATGAAGACAAAGAAGATTTCTTTATTGAAAAAACAGCAGATCGAATGGAACGTATTTTACCAGAAGAAATCAAATCGAAATTGCCAAAAGAATTCTTTGATTATAGTGATGATTTAGCTGAATTTACGTATGAGCCAAGTATTAAAGGACGTAATTCAAGAGCTACCTGGAAAATCGACGGTTCTACTAGTAATGTAGAAGTTGTTAATAAAAAAGCAAATTTGTATAAAATAGAAGGTGAAATGTCTTTTTCTGTTCAAATTAATGATTATATATTAGATGCAGCTGATAAAAAACAACCATGGGATATTGCCACACGCTTTACCGGCCTTGGGTATACAAGTCACCGAGCATTAACCATTGGTAAAATTCTTATCAAAACAGCGTTAATAAATAACAAAACAATGATTGTTTATAAAAATGCATCTGGTTTAATAAGTCTGGATGTTGGAAGTAGCGTTCGTTCAATCGTGGAAGATTCTGGTGTGAAACGTGAACAAATTCTTATTGATAAAACATCTGGAAAAGTAACTATTCCATTAAATGAAATTCATGTGTTTGGTGAAAGCCTTATTGAAGGTAATGCAGAATTAAAACCGGTGGGAATTAGTGATGCGGATCCAATTAATGTAAAAGCTAAATTGATTGGTGAAGCTAATAAAGCAAGAGTAGAAGTTCTTTTGGGTGATGAAAAACTATCTGGTGAATATCATTTAGTAACTAATATCCAAGGTAAAAAAGATAAACAGCAAATTAAAATAACGCTTTAA
- the rfbA gene encoding glucose-1-phosphate thymidylyltransferase RfbA: MKGIILAGGSGTRLYPLTKAISKQMLPIYDKPMIYYPLSILMLAGIKDILIISTPEDTPRFEQLLADSDQLGINISYAVQEKPEGLAQAFIIAEDFIGDDSVSLILGDNIYYGQGLSKMLQRASAKKAGATVFGYHVNDPERFGVVEFDESMKAISIEEKPTEPKSNYAVTGLYFYDNRVVEIAKSIKPSERGELEITDVNKRYLELGELDVELMGRGFAWLDTGTHESLLEASTFIETIERRQNLKIACLEEIAYRMGYIDEAAVEKLAEPLKKNAYGQYLMKLINK, translated from the coding sequence ATGAAAGGTATAATTTTAGCAGGAGGAAGTGGAACTAGACTTTATCCACTTACAAAAGCAATTTCGAAACAAATGTTACCAATTTATGATAAGCCGATGATTTATTATCCGCTATCGATCCTAATGTTAGCAGGTATTAAAGATATTTTAATTATTTCAACCCCAGAAGATACTCCACGCTTTGAGCAATTATTAGCTGATAGCGATCAACTGGGTATTAATATTTCTTATGCGGTTCAAGAAAAACCGGAAGGATTAGCACAAGCGTTTATTATTGCTGAAGATTTTATTGGGGATGATTCGGTTTCGCTTATACTTGGAGATAATATTTATTACGGACAAGGTTTATCCAAAATGCTTCAAAGAGCATCTGCTAAAAAAGCTGGAGCTACTGTATTTGGCTACCACGTGAATGATCCTGAAAGATTTGGAGTTGTGGAGTTTGATGAATCAATGAAAGCTATTTCCATTGAAGAAAAGCCTACTGAACCAAAAAGTAATTATGCGGTAACTGGTCTTTATTTCTACGATAATCGCGTAGTGGAAATTGCGAAAAGCATTAAACCATCTGAACGTGGTGAGTTAGAAATCACTGATGTTAATAAGCGTTACCTTGAACTGGGAGAACTAGATGTAGAACTTATGGGCAGAGGATTTGCTTGGTTAGATACAGGAACACATGAATCTCTTCTTGAAGCGTCTACCTTTATTGAAACAATTGAAAGAAGACAAAACTTGAAAATCGCTTGTCTTGAGGAAATTGCTTATCGAATGGGGTATATTGATGAGGCTGCAGTTGAAAAATTGGCAGAACCACTTAAGAAAAATGCGTATGGGCAATATTTAATGAAATTAATTAATAAATAA
- the rfbC gene encoding dTDP-4-dehydrorhamnose 3,5-epimerase, translated as MEIVESKLAGVKLVKPKVFGDHRGFFMESYNEKAFHEAGIDMKFIQDNHSLSVEAGVLRGMHYQTNPKAQTKLIRVATGAIYDVVVDMRKGSPTYGEWEGYILSEANKHQLLVPQGFAHGFCTITENVNVLYKVDQLYSPENDAGIAYDDPDLNITWPTDKLILSDKDTKHPRLKDAENNFVWENK; from the coding sequence ATGGAAATTGTTGAAAGTAAACTAGCTGGTGTTAAATTAGTAAAACCAAAAGTGTTTGGAGATCATCGTGGTTTTTTCATGGAAAGCTATAATGAAAAAGCATTCCATGAAGCTGGAATCGATATGAAGTTTATTCAAGATAACCACTCTCTTTCTGTGGAAGCGGGTGTACTTCGGGGTATGCATTATCAAACGAACCCAAAAGCACAGACAAAATTAATTCGTGTTGCGACAGGCGCAATTTATGATGTAGTTGTTGATATGCGTAAAGGTTCTCCTACATACGGTGAGTGGGAAGGTTATATTTTAAGCGAAGCAAACAAACATCAACTTCTAGTACCACAAGGATTTGCTCATGGCTTTTGTACGATTACCGAAAATGTGAATGTGCTTTATAAAGTAGATCAATTATATTCCCCTGAAAACGATGCGGGAATTGCCTACGATGATCCGGATTTAAATATTACTTGGCCAACAGATAAATTAATTTTATCGGACAAGGATACGAAACATCCACGTTTAAAAGACGCTGAAAATAATTTTGTATGGGAGAATAAATAA
- the rfbB gene encoding dTDP-glucose 4,6-dehydratase has translation MNLLVTGGAGFIGSNFVHHILNKHDDYKVVNLDLLTYAGTMSNLEDIKENPNHVFVEGNICDYDLVKKLVTDHKIDTIVNFAAESHVDRSIINPGIFIETNVQGTLNLLNVAKELNVAKYLQVSTDEVYGSLGETGYFTEETPIAPNSPYSASKASADLLVRSYFETYGLNVNITRCSNNYGPHHFPEKLIPLMITNGLDGENLPIYGDGKNIRDWLHVSDHCAAIDLVIHNGKSGEVYNVGGHNERTNNEIVHIIVDDLNLSKDKIVYVEDRLGHDLRYAIDPKKIETELGWEPKYTFDTGIKETIEWYVNNEAWWRPLKSRAKLGE, from the coding sequence ATGAATTTATTAGTAACAGGTGGGGCAGGTTTTATTGGCAGTAATTTCGTACATCATATTTTAAATAAGCATGATGATTATAAAGTCGTAAACTTAGATTTGCTGACTTATGCAGGCACAATGAGCAATTTAGAGGATATCAAAGAAAATCCTAATCATGTTTTCGTAGAAGGAAATATTTGTGATTATGATCTAGTGAAAAAACTAGTAACAGATCATAAAATTGATACTATTGTTAACTTCGCAGCAGAATCTCATGTAGACCGTAGTATTATCAATCCAGGTATCTTTATCGAAACAAATGTACAAGGAACGCTAAATCTTTTAAATGTTGCGAAAGAATTAAATGTCGCAAAATATCTACAAGTATCTACTGATGAAGTGTATGGTTCACTTGGAGAAACTGGATATTTCACTGAAGAAACTCCAATTGCTCCAAACAGTCCATACTCTGCAAGTAAAGCTTCAGCAGACTTATTAGTTCGTTCATATTTTGAAACATACGGCTTAAATGTAAATATTACTCGTTGTTCTAATAATTATGGACCACATCATTTCCCAGAAAAATTAATCCCGCTAATGATCACAAATGGTCTTGACGGGGAAAATTTACCTATTTATGGTGATGGTAAAAACATTCGCGATTGGTTACATGTGTCAGATCACTGTGCAGCAATTGATTTAGTAATCCATAATGGTAAATCTGGTGAAGTTTATAACGTTGGTGGACATAATGAACGTACGAATAATGAAATCGTGCATATCATTGTTGACGATTTGAATCTTTCTAAAGATAAAATTGTATATGTAGAAGATCGTCTTGGTCATGATTTACGTTATGCTATTGACCCTAAGAAAATCGAAACAGAGCTTGGTTGGGAACCAAAATATACATTTGATACAGGAATTAAAGAAACTATCGAATGGTATGTAAATAATGAAGCTTGGTGGAGACCACTAAAATCACGCGCAAAGTTGGGTGAATAA
- the rfbD gene encoding dTDP-4-dehydrorhamnose reductase has protein sequence MSILVTGANGQLGTELVQLLKEHNLTVTEWDKDSVDIVDKAAVKKAMLDLKPEWIIHCAAFTNVEAAEDELKNVNWEVNVDGTENISEAAEIVGAKLVYISTDYVFDGTKKEAYLPDDKTNPLNQYGIAKLAGEKVALEKNSQTYVIRTSWVFGKYGNNFVYSMLKLAETHKELKVVNDQLGRPTYTYDLADFIRFVIEKNPAYGIYQFSNSGTATWFEFATEILKDKDVTVNPCTSDEFPQKAERPKTSIMSLEKVEKLGFNIPTWQDALVRFKK, from the coding sequence ATGAGTATTTTAGTAACAGGAGCAAATGGGCAGCTCGGAACGGAGCTAGTTCAATTATTAAAAGAACATAATTTAACCGTGACTGAGTGGGACAAAGATTCTGTAGATATTGTGGATAAAGCAGCTGTAAAAAAAGCAATGCTTGATTTAAAGCCTGAATGGATTATCCATTGTGCCGCTTTTACTAATGTAGAAGCAGCAGAAGATGAATTAAAAAACGTTAACTGGGAAGTAAACGTGGATGGGACTGAAAATATCAGTGAAGCTGCAGAAATAGTTGGAGCTAAACTTGTATATATCAGTACAGATTATGTTTTCGATGGTACTAAAAAAGAAGCATATTTACCAGATGATAAAACAAATCCACTTAATCAATATGGAATTGCTAAATTAGCAGGAGAAAAAGTTGCTTTAGAAAAAAATAGCCAAACTTATGTTATTCGTACTTCATGGGTGTTTGGTAAATATGGTAATAATTTTGTATACAGTATGCTTAAACTAGCTGAAACGCATAAAGAACTAAAAGTAGTAAATGATCAATTAGGTCGCCCAACATACACATATGATTTAGCTGACTTCATTCGTTTTGTTATTGAGAAGAATCCGGCATATGGTATTTACCAATTCTCTAATAGTGGAACTGCGACATGGTTTGAGTTTGCAACAGAAATTTTGAAAGATAAAGATGTTACTGTGAATCCATGTACTTCAGATGAATTTCCACAAAAAGCTGAACGTCCAAAAACATCTATTATGAGTTTGGAAAAAGTAGAGAAACTAGGTTTTAACATTCCAACTTGGCAAGATGCTTTAGTTCGTTTTAAAAAATAA
- a CDS encoding CDP-glycerol glycerophosphotransferase family protein — protein sequence MHSYNCFFISLWGLFVYNSNVYKLLYEQKEPDILNDSRDLHSICFVSTEVEDKNNNVHFIAESADLLADCLVLLEKENKHYLTFMKENLNTIALAEKIEYAPDIICPNKVLKGSLYTNPECIDNSLAGSTFSKDLLKRVANEMKQEVFELTSFNYYCYHLAEKIGHLGEEASYSLSLADLDDSVTRLLDIKDNHYRKDWTILYYVNKFLMMHLENLPKIFEESDEKFQINYLEKLTELIAKLPDEVIFELDALDYLVQNILNDSFEWIKYEAYPACLTLAEIISHRAAPNKFTDTKWLRLEKCVRKGSVNPLRNKKNPTVLTPIKKKFVSFFSRKVVFTIAKLLPVAKDNVLLVSNKISDLDATFMPIYQTIKQKHPEKSVRAYMKMRPEDNHAMYYLTYFWNLGRAKYVFLDDYYYQLYSIRMRKEAEVIQLWHAAGAFKRFGHSSLGFKDSISLDFETRAHQNYTTSVISSSDLKPIYAEAFHMDETKIEAFGLPRLWKLFDQDYKEFRLDYFQKMYPLLKGKKVITYAPTFRGNSEERKAFQLELNLRKMKEELGQEYVVVIKLHPLVSVETQVPEDLADFVLDFSGIEMNDVLIVTDILITDYSSVIYDYSILNRPIIFYAYDLEAYSLERNFYHDYLEFVPGPVVATTEEAIKLIQTNQMITGKLQDFAEKAFEYHDGDAAARIIDYVMQD from the coding sequence ATGCATTCGTATAATTGTTTTTTTATATCTTTATGGGGTTTATTTGTTTATAATAGTAATGTGTATAAATTACTCTATGAACAAAAGGAGCCGGATATTTTGAACGATTCAAGGGACTTACATTCCATTTGTTTTGTTTCTACAGAAGTGGAAGATAAGAACAATAACGTACATTTTATAGCAGAATCTGCAGATTTATTGGCAGATTGCTTAGTGCTATTAGAGAAAGAGAATAAACACTATTTAACTTTTATGAAAGAAAATTTGAATACAATTGCGTTAGCCGAGAAAATCGAATATGCACCAGATATCATTTGCCCAAATAAAGTTTTGAAAGGTAGTTTGTATACAAATCCTGAATGCATAGATAACAGCCTTGCTGGTAGTACTTTCTCCAAAGATTTACTTAAGAGAGTAGCAAATGAAATGAAGCAAGAAGTATTTGAATTAACAAGCTTTAATTATTATTGTTATCATTTGGCGGAGAAGATTGGTCATTTGGGAGAAGAAGCTAGCTATTCGCTCTCTTTGGCGGACTTAGATGACTCGGTTACACGTTTACTTGATATTAAAGATAATCATTACCGAAAAGATTGGACAATTTTATATTATGTAAATAAGTTTTTAATGATGCATTTAGAAAATTTACCGAAAATTTTTGAAGAATCAGATGAAAAATTTCAAATTAATTATTTAGAAAAACTTACTGAACTTATTGCGAAACTGCCGGATGAGGTTATTTTTGAGTTAGATGCGCTCGATTATTTGGTTCAAAATATATTAAATGATTCATTTGAATGGATTAAATACGAAGCATATCCAGCTTGTTTAACTTTAGCTGAAATAATAAGTCACCGAGCAGCACCAAATAAATTCACGGATACTAAATGGCTGCGTTTAGAAAAATGTGTCCGAAAAGGTTCTGTAAATCCGCTAAGAAACAAAAAAAATCCAACTGTTTTGACACCAATAAAAAAGAAATTTGTTTCTTTTTTTAGCCGTAAAGTGGTGTTTACGATTGCAAAACTGTTACCTGTTGCGAAAGATAATGTTTTGTTAGTTTCGAATAAAATTAGTGATTTAGATGCTACTTTCATGCCGATTTACCAGACAATTAAGCAAAAGCATCCTGAAAAGTCTGTGCGTGCGTACATGAAAATGCGACCAGAAGATAATCATGCAATGTATTATTTAACATATTTTTGGAATCTTGGAAGAGCAAAGTATGTGTTTTTAGATGACTATTATTATCAATTGTATTCTATTAGAATGAGGAAAGAAGCGGAAGTTATTCAGCTTTGGCATGCAGCAGGAGCGTTTAAACGATTCGGTCATAGTTCTCTAGGATTTAAAGACTCCATATCGCTTGATTTTGAAACAAGAGCGCACCAAAATTACACAACGAGTGTCATATCATCCAGTGATTTAAAACCGATTTATGCAGAAGCCTTCCATATGGATGAAACCAAAATTGAAGCATTTGGTCTACCACGTTTATGGAAGTTATTTGATCAAGACTACAAGGAATTCAGACTAGATTATTTCCAAAAAATGTACCCGCTTCTTAAAGGGAAAAAAGTGATTACTTATGCACCAACTTTTCGAGGGAATTCAGAAGAGCGAAAAGCATTCCAACTCGAATTAAATTTACGTAAAATGAAAGAGGAACTAGGACAAGAATATGTAGTAGTAATTAAACTGCATCCATTAGTAAGCGTTGAAACGCAAGTTCCAGAAGATTTAGCTGATTTTGTACTTGATTTTAGTGGAATTGAAATGAATGACGTTCTAATCGTAACAGATATTCTAATAACTGATTATTCGTCTGTTATTTATGATTACTCTATCTTGAATAGACCCATTATTTTCTACGCATATGATCTTGAAGCCTATTCATTAGAACGTAATTTTTATCATGATTATTTGGAATTTGTTCCAGGTCCAGTGGTTGCTACAACTGAAGAAGCAATTAAACTTATTCAAACAAATCAAATGATAACAGGGAAGTTACAGGACTTTGCAGAGAAAGCATTTGAATATCATGATGGTGATGCCGCAGCTCGAATTATTGATTATGTAATGCAAGATTGA
- a CDS encoding 2-C-methyl-D-erythritol 4-phosphate cytidylyltransferase, translating to MIYAEILAGGKGTRMGNVNMPKQYLPLKGKPIIVHTIEKFILNDRFEKIIIATPKDWINHTQDIIKKYIFDSRVIVIEGGTDRNETIMNGIRYVEKEFGLNEDDIIVTHDAVRPFITHRIIEENIDMALEFGSVDTVIPAVDTIVESTNHDFITDIPVRGNIYQGQTPQSFNMKTIQKHYNNLTDDEKQILTDACKICLLAGEKVKLVNGGISNIKITTPYDLKVANAIVQERINS from the coding sequence ATGATTTATGCAGAGATATTAGCTGGCGGTAAAGGTACGCGCATGGGAAATGTCAATATGCCGAAGCAGTACTTGCCATTAAAAGGAAAACCAATTATTGTTCATACAATTGAGAAATTCATTTTAAATGACCGTTTTGAAAAAATTATTATTGCAACACCTAAAGATTGGATTAATCACACACAAGATATTATTAAAAAATATATTTTTGATTCGCGTGTAATTGTTATTGAAGGCGGAACAGATCGAAATGAAACAATTATGAACGGTATCCGTTATGTAGAAAAAGAATTCGGCTTAAATGAAGATGATATTATTGTAACGCATGATGCCGTTAGACCATTTATCACGCATCGTATTATTGAAGAAAATATTGATATGGCATTAGAATTTGGCTCTGTAGATACCGTTATCCCTGCAGTTGATACTATTGTAGAATCTACTAACCATGACTTCATCACAGATATTCCAGTTCGTGGCAATATCTATCAAGGTCAAACGCCACAAAGCTTTAACATGAAAACTATTCAAAAACATTATAATAATTTAACAGATGATGAAAAACAAATCTTAACAGATGCTTGTAAAATTTGTTTGCTTGCCGGTGAAAAAGTTAAACTTGTAAACGGTGGAATTTCAAACATAAAAATTACCACTCCATATGATTTAAAAGTGGCAAATGCGATTGTACAGGAGAGGATTAACTCATGA